GCGAGCGTGTCCGCCCGGATGGCCGGCATGTTCCGGATGACCAGCCCGCCGCTGGCCTCGGTCCCGAGCCAGCCCCGTTCCCGCCACGGTCTGATCGCGCTGCCCACCCCGTTCCGGGAGGCACCGATCAGCTGCGAGAGCTCGGTCTGGGTCAACCGCACCACGGTCTCCGCGCCGTGCCGGGAAGCCGCCTGGACCAGTCGGCCCAGGGCAGCGGCCAAGCGCACCGGCACCGGCGCGGTCGCCATTTCCAGGCGGACCGCCTCCGCTTCCCGAACCCGCGCAATGGCGTGCCGCAGCAGGGGAATTGTCAGATCGTTTTCGCGGACGAAGGCGAGGAAGTCGGGAGCGGGGACGAGATGGACGCGGCACGGCTCGGCAGCGATCACCGAGGCTGAGCGCGGCTGGGCATCCAGGACCGCG
The DNA window shown above is from Streptomyces sp. TLI_171 and carries:
- a CDS encoding Crp/Fnr family transcriptional regulator, translating into MYFSHESLIGDQLWSELRNLAPERSRPARSMLLRQGDPGTQVILLSSGSTLVTLAGANGERTLLAVRGAGELLGELAVLDAQPRSASVIAAEPCRVHLVPAPDFLAFVRENDLTIPLLRHAIARVREAEAVRLEMATAPVPVRLAAALGRLVQAASRHGAETVVRLTQTELSQLIGASRNGVGSAIRPWRERGWLGTEASGGLVIRNMPAIRADTLA